The Mastomys coucha isolate ucsf_1 unplaced genomic scaffold, UCSF_Mcou_1 pScaffold20, whole genome shotgun sequence nucleotide sequence GTGTTAAAATGCAGCCATGAATAAGTTTAATTAAAGAAACTTTGTGAAATAATATCTATAACATAACCtcactttattaaaaattaaaacatacatcAAACTTGCATCTAAGCAGCTAATTTGCCTTTTTTTCATACATTAGGTAATTGTCTAGTCTTTAAACATAAAAAGAGCCCATTACTTTCAGAATCAGAACAGTAAACcactaagttttttttctttttagtaagaaaaataaaccccagctgggcatagtggcaaatgcttttaatcctagcacttaggaggaaaAAACGAGTGAATCTCTATAAAtgtgagatcagcctggtctacagtgagttccaggacagccagagctacacagtaagaccctgtctcaaaaaaacagacaaacaaaaagaaagaaagagagaaagaaagaaaggaagaaagagagaaagaaagaaagagaggaaagaacaaCAAACCTTTAGAATAGTATTATTGAATACTATAGCTCAATAATATTCAATAGTACAATTCAATACTATAATTCGATAATATTCAATAGTATTATCGAAGAAAAAGCTGACATAGATAAAGGTACTAGATCTAAGCCTATGCAAGCCTGGTTTGTAAATCTAACATGAATAAGCTACCATTATCACATATGATACCTATGGTTCTGatattttgtattctttaatttgaaaattgttttgtagttgcatacattttaaaagtttgtgcCCACTTGGGGACATCTCTTGCTTTGGGttggggagattgctcagtggttaaagcccCTACCACATAAGAAGAAAGATTGGGGTTCAAATCCTACATAAATGTACATGGGCATAGTGgcccacttgtaattccagtctGAAGCAAGATAGCTAGGTGGCCATACAAGCAAATTTCAGGTTCAACTAAGAGACCCTGGCTTCAATGAATCAGGGGAAAGCCTTCAAGGAAGACTCCTAACATCAGCCTCAGGGCCTCcataggcacatgcatacattcacatgcaaacacatgcatgtgtatacatgcaagtgtacacacacacacacacacacacacacacagagcacagcagATGGGTTTAGTGAGCATGTCTTATTGAGCAATATGGAACCTTTAAGTTAGCCAATACTCTCTCACAGTGCACATACTTTGAAACTACCTACTAGTGgtcaactacacacacacacacacacacatacacactatcaTAAAGTAAcagaaggggaaaataaaatcTGACCAAAGAAGATATCTAGTGTCCGCACTTTTAGTGAACAACTTTGGCTTATTAGCACCAGAGTCTTGGTTTAGTAGTGTGACTTGATTCCCTCTGATCTTTGTGTCAGAGCTGGCTCTAGTTCAAACAATGtatcaaattcatttttatgCATATTTTGATTATTTGGGTTCAATACCTGATGGTTCCATGTATAAATCTTGCATGTGATAATCAACTCAGTACAGGAGTTAAAATATGCTAACCCACAGTTTCCAAAGGCATACTGCTTTGGTGTAAATGTTCTAGTTTATTTGATCAATGTAATTTATCCCCTGGGTCATTAGCTGatgcttttcaaataaaaaaaaaaaaaagtttgaaaacgAATTGGTTGGATGTTCAAACTTGAGAACATGAAAGAACTCTGATCCATCATAGTCATTCCTGGCTATTTGGTCAGGACATTGATGATAACACTTGTCAGCTGGCATGCTCAGGTGCTTGTCTTTATATTGTTGTAGAATTGCCTATCAgagaaatgatgatgatgaagaagaagccGCCAGGGAACGGCGCCGCCGAGCCCGGCAGGAAAGGCTGcggcagaagcaagaggaagaaTCCTTGGGACAGGTGACAGACCAGGTGGAGGCCCATGTCCAGAACAGGTACTGTCCTCCTCTCGTGCAAGCATCTCTGGGTTGTATCTTTGTCTGCCCCGTGAATAGAGTTTCCTAGCAGGTCATTCCATCCTTAGACCAACACAACTATTAATGGTTGGTTTCATTTTTGCTGAGATGGTTTCTGACCGGGGTATCCCAagctggaacttactatgtagcccaagctacatgtggttttggtttgtttcttttatttaatgtatattaagGGGAGACTGTTAATAGCTCCATTAACTTGgtctatttttttcaaaaacaaaatcttcaaGCTAAGGGTCGTGACCTCCCCAGCACATTTCCTAGTGTGGTCTTGTAAACGCTGAAGCATTAGACAAGTTTCATAAGAAATGTAATACTTAGGTAGTTGATAGAAACCTTGGCCATTGGTAACTAGTCCCTAACTGGGGAGGAGGCATAGCTaagaggagtgggggaggggcagctatGATCACTGGGTTTTACTCACTCACTGGCTTTGAATCCCAACTTGGCAAACTGTGTTCCTTCACTTTAAAAAGCACAGTCACACCTCCCTTTGCCGAGCACTGCTCAACTGCAGAGAGGTAAGAGTACGCATGAAAGGCTAAATGCCTTGCACACGGTGAGCACACGGTGAGCACGCTCCCGCAGTGTGCTCCCACAGTGTGCTCCCGCAGTGTGCTCCCGCAGGGTGCTCCCGGCAGAGTCTCACAGGAGGTGGGCAGCATGGCCATCTGGTGCCTTTTTCTGCTCTCAAGCTGAAGAGAGGAggcaaaaattaataatttttaaagtgacaTTTTTGAGGTCTTTCCTGAATCTAGCTACTAGTGAGTGTTCAGCAATGGTTTTAAAAGTTACAGCTGATCGATATTGTTTGGCTTCTGAAAAATCTTGCTTCTGGACTGGAATCACAGTGCTAGGCTAGCAcacgaggccctgggtttgagcctctGCTCAGCAACCAAGTGGGCAGCACACACAAAGGTCCTGTTTCTACTTAcatttcatttctgctttaattTTATTACTAGCTATTTTATGAGCTTACCTAAGTTTAAAAATTCTTTGGCCAAGCAAGATGGCACATGCTTAGATCCCTAGCATTtaagaggttgaagcaggagggcCAGGAGTTTATGGTTAACCTTGGCTTTTTGGTGAGGGCAAGGTTCCCCggggctacacaagaccctgtatcaaaagaactaaaacaacaaaaaagttggtttttaaggaaaatatattcAGGTCTGAGCACTTGGCTTCTTGCAAGCATAATAATTACCTACAAGTAGGGGCTAAACAGCTTTAACTGGCACTAAACATCTACTGGTGACTGTTAGCCATGATCtataaaagagagcaaggaaaagCTCAGTGGAGTCTGTTAATTTCTTAACAGTATTCTTTTTTGGCTAGTGCTTCGGAATTTGCAGTACCTTTTAAAGACATTAGAATGCAATTGGTCCAAGTGTCCTATACACAGACCTTTTCTATCGACCTCCCAGTTCTTCATATTCCTGTGGCCATGTAATCCGTATGTGGCTAATTCACAGTGACAATGTCCTGCAGCAATAGCAGAGGCCCAAAAGGCTTAAAATCTAGGCTTTCCTCTACAATATTTTGTTGTTAACTATGAGATGTGTTTTTCCAAATCCAAGTGAACTTGAACATCAGAGGAGCCAAGTTTGGTATGAACCATGAAATTTATGGAGTTTCTAAACATTTTGAGGCATATGCTTCTAGCTCCAGTTGTAGTTCTGGTATCACATGACTGGTAATTCCAGCCAGAAGGGGCCAACGCCCTTGGCCTGGGCAGTGTCCAGCTCCTGGAAGAGTGATTAAGATGATGGACATGCTACAGTTTggattttccctttttttttttttcttttaaaaataaacattgggTTTAGCCAGTCTTTACCCattggagaaaaggagaaaaagctcTTTATTCTTAGAAATCTGTACAAAAGAGTTAGATTGCCTAGATTAGTTATGATAATGTTGTTGCTatgacaattttaatattttaacacagTATACTAGTGCACTGTGGACATTTTTGTATACCAGATAAAGTGctttatgtcttattttattttatttttattactttattatactattttttgagagagggggATCTCACTGTATATTACTGGCTACTCTAAATCTTGCTATATAAACTatgctggtttcaaactcacatagatccactgcctctgtcttctgtgctgggcttaaaagtgtgtgccaccatacctccCTCTCCaccatttttcaagacagggtctctcactgaacctggagctcattgattcagCCAGGCTGGCTCCTCCATGAGCCTGGGGAGTCTTCCTGTTCTTCTATCCTCCATGGCTCTGTCAACCCCTAATCATCTGAACACCAGCAGAGATGGCAAATATAGAGAATACACACATGATCAATTGTGCTGTCCTGAGCACATTGTTTATACTTACATTTCTTGGGTTACCTGGTCCTGTCTAGGTATGAGGGAGAACAGAGGGTAGGAAATGCTATCCTTGACTAGCAGTCATTACTCTGTGAATTGTGGAGGACACTTAAATGTCTCCAAAGAGAAGGTTGTTGGCATGAATGTAGACTCTCACATTCTCTAcactcctcccctcttcctctgggATCCACAGTGACACAGATCCTGAAATCAAGGTTTAATCGCAAGTAGTCTGTTTGTAAGGTAATCTCAGAAAACAACAGTTGGGGTATAGGTGAGCTAGACACAGGAGGGAAGGCAACCAAGTAGAAGTTGCTTTCCAGCATAAGTGGCCACTGTGGAGCTCTGGGACATAACTCCAGTAAGAGCTATGACTGTCCTTCAAAATTGTCCTTCAAAACAGAGAAAAGCCAAGGTATTTATATGATGATGCTCCTCAGCTTTTGTTGAGTGACATTAATATTCAGAGGTCCTACACAAGTTGAGGAGACATAGTGACCTGAGAAAGACCAAGAGTGAAGACTTGGATAGGCTCAGTTGGTAGCATAAAATGGTAACATCTAGGGGCATGTGAGTTGGATACTGCTGGCACCTGCTCTGGCTTCAGGTTGTTCTGTATGGTCGATTAACCAACATGCTGTCTTTGATGTTCCTTCTGTCATGCAGCGTCCCAGATGAAGAGTCTAAGCCAGCCACTGCAAACACTCAGGTAGAAGGTGATGAGGAGGCTGCCTTACTGGAGCGCCTGGCTAGGCGAGAAGAGAGACGTCAAAAACGCCTTCAGGAAGCCTTAGAGCGTCAGAAGGAGTTTGATCCGACCATAACAGATGGCAGTCTCTCAGTCCCAAgcagaagaatgcaaaatgaCTCGACTGAAAATGAGAcagcagagggggaagaaaaaagagagagtcgCTCAGGACGGTATGAGGTGGAAGAAACAGAAGTGGTTATCAAGTCCTACCAGAAGAACAGCTATCAGGATGCtgaagacaagaagaaagaagaaaaggaggaggaggaggaggaggaagagagcctGAAGGGAGGGAGCCTTGGCGAAAATCAGGTAGAGGAGatggtagaagagaaaacatCAGAAACCCAAGAGGAAGCTGTGGTGACGGTATTGGAAAATGGGCAAGTCAGCACAGAAGAGTCCAAAGTAGAGGGAGATGGGGAACAAGACACGGAGGAGATAGCCCGTCGAAAAAagatgggggaggaagagagagagagagctgaggcagagagacTGAGGTTGGAAGTGGAAGAGCAAGAACGAGAAAGAATCAAGGCTGAGCACGACAGAAAGCTAGCAGAGGAACAGGCAAGAATCGAGGCCGAACAGAAAGCAGCTGCTGAGGAGAGGGCGAGGAGGGAGGCCGAGGAGCGGGCAAGGAttgaggaggagcagaggagagtGGCTGAGGAGCAGAAGAAGGccaaggcagaggaggagaaggctaGGATAGaagagcagagacaaaaaaagcaGCTGGAGGAGCAAAGGAGTGAGAAGCgagaagccaaagagaagggggaaaagggagCTGAGAAAGCAGACAGGAAAGGGGTGAATGAAAGGGAGGCGCAAGACGACAGACTGCAGACAGCTGTCCCAAAGACGCAGGTACAGTAAGCACTGTGCACCTACTGTGTGATGCCTGTGACTCATGAGAAATGCAATGCACACCCAACGGGGGCTGAGGCCTCGTGCACATCGCCTCACGTGCTTGATCAGTTGGCaaactattcatttttttttttttcaggccatAGCAATACCCAAGCAATCAACCAAATTAATGAGACaaacagagaaaaatcaattGCTCTGTGCTTGGGTGCTgtggttattaaaaaaaaaaaaaaaatgaattaactcAAAGATGCCGAATGTGGTGGGTTtctgtcagcttgtttgtacatctGCATCTGAACTCCCTCTTTCTGACATCTTCCCTGGGTGTGCATGAGGCAAGAGGCCTATACTTCTCATCTTACTCGGATGTTTGatagcagtttttatttttaattttaaaattaggggTTGGGGAGTTGAAATAAAGGATTAAGTTCGGACATTTAgtcttagattaaaaaaaattataaatcctTTGAAGTCAACTGAAATCAAGGACAGAAGGAGAATGCTGGATACTCCCCAaccccaataaaaacaaaaacagaaaaacacctTCAAAAGCCTGACTTGCCATCATGTAGACCTGGGTTTCATGTAGACTTGCAGAAAGCTATTCGTCTGGACTAGGGTCCGTTAACAACTGAAGGACAATTGAGAGTATgcagtttgcttctttttgctatGTGGCTCAGGAAAGATGGGGAGAGCACTTGGGGAAGGAAGTGTAAAATACAAAAGTTATGTGGGTTTTTTCCCTCTATCTGCAAggctgcattaaaaaaaaaaaaaaaaaaccctctaagaGCTGTAAAAGACAAGAGAAATGCTTGCACGCTCACCTCTCCAGAGTGAGCCCTCTGCCACTGCATCTCACTGAAGTTATATCCACCCCTGCTTCTGTACCCAGGGGTACATGCATATGGCTGTAACTGAGAAAATCATGAGCAGGATGTCAATGCCTGGAACATCATGCCATGCTAGATTCCAGCGAGCACAGTGGGAGGCACAGGAGGGGAAAAATTAGGGTGGGGTGGGACACATCACCTCTGCTGACAAACTACTAGCACTAGGTCCCACTGGCACCAAGGGATCTGAGTGTGTCACTAAGACGGCCGCAGAGACATCACAGCCCACGCAGAGTGATCTGAGCACCACTCGCACTCTTGCAAGCTAGACAGGGCTTCTTCTGTTTACATGAGTGACCTTCCCCGttcttgaaaaggaaaaggaagaagaaaggggagttAAAGGGCAAGCTCAAAGACAAACGCCCCAAGATGACAAGCCTGCCTTCAAAAAGGAAGAGGTAAATGTCATTAAGCATAATTGAATCCTAAGGCCGCATGGAAAGCAGCATGCCTGGATCTGATCTTGGAATTGCAGCCCCTCTCCTGTGGTTTCCAGACCGTGGCTCATGAGTCACTGATGAGATAGTATAGAGTGTCTCAGAACTAATTAATCAGGCTGAGGGACATGGCCCAGTGAGTACAGGGCTGGTCATTCAAGCAGGAGGACTTGattgagttcaggtccccaggaCACActaaaaaagctgggcatggtgtagGGGAGTGTTTGTAATTCCAACTTTGGGAAGTAAAGACAATAGGATGAGTAGGTGGTCCCAAGGACTCACTGGCAGCCAATGTAGCCAAACACTGAGCTCTAGCATTTTAAGACCTGTCTCAGAAGTTATGGTAGAGAGCAATAGACAACACCCAAAATCACCCTGTgccttgcatacacacacacacctgtacacacacattcatacacactcataccacacacattcatatacactcatacaccaTACACGTATGTACTAGAGAGTTCACAAAAAGGACATAGAATTGAAAGCGTCTGAGGGCACATAGGCAGTAGTACAGTGTTCTCACAGAAATTGTCTTTCTTAGAGTTTGTCACAGTCAAGAACCTGGACGACCCTGCTCCTCAGTCTTGCCTACGTCCTGCTCCTGCAGTGTGACTTTGGCTTCTGGGAACCCTTCTTTgcttgcatttcaaatatttccagCCAGCTTTGATTCGTGCTTTAATTTTTTCATGAAAAagcacaccccccaccccaacctgaATCTCAGTAGAAAAGTTGGTGATCCAAAGAGGTTGtattgtatgcttttttttttttggtcaaaaaGCAAAGTTTGGCCAAATCTTCTGCATTCCATGAATAAGgcgcacgcgcgcgtgcacactctctctctcacacacacacacagaggggagcgAGTGCCAGGGGGCTCATGGGTAAGTCAATGAGACTTCTGTACACGGGTGCCAAAGCACTCCAGCATATAGTACCAGGGCAGAAAGCCTCACCCGGTTCTAACCATCCTGCCTGTGATAGCCTCAAGTGACATGACAAATTGTCATGTTATCCTGTATGTTCAAGCAGTGGGATGTGGTAATACAGAACCAGCAGACATAGGAATGCCTGAATTATGTTTCCCAAGAGACTGGTGAAATGATCTGTGGCCACTGGGTACTGGCCCAGATGGAATCTCACTACAGTTCTCTGTTAGAGCATGCATTAAGAAAATCCAGAGCTGTGTAGAAAATAGATGGCCTTATTAAGTAGCATGTGGGTGGTTCCCTTAGGTGGCTTTGTAAAATTCACCTAGGAAGAAAGACCCTGTATACTTACTTGAAGACTCATGTTCCTCTCTACTCTAGTAGAACTTGTGGTTTGACCGTGAGTCCTAGCTATCTGAAGGAGGGAGGAGGTGCAAATACTGATGACCCGGAAGCTGAATTTAGCTCTTCCAAGCAGCTGAGGAGGCGGCTGGACACCCTGGGCTGTGTAAAGGTCCACCCATATAACAAAGGTGTCTCAGAACTAAACTCTGAATACTGTTGCGTGAGATCTGCAACTCAGTGATGAGATGTGGGCAGAGGGCTTCAGTAAACATCCTCTGCTGTTGTGAAAGTTCATTTAGGCCAGATAATGACTTACTTTTAATGGCCAAAGCATCCTACGCCTATGTCTGAGTCAGAGAGGCTCATCCTCAGTCATCCCTCTGCCTCTTTTCAGATAAGGCCAAGCCCAGTGTATCAGTCAAACACTCCAAGGAATAGCTGGATTCAAGCCTGCCAGTATTCCTTACCCAGTTTGCCCAACAGCACATTCCAGAGCTCAGAACTTCCAGCTTCTTTTTTATACTAGGCTAGATAATTGCCTCCAATCAGGGTTTTCAAAAGATCGATTTTAAGATTTTAACATTGTATATAGGTAAACTGCTGATTGAATGCATAGAGTTCTCCCTTCTCTACTAGCTGGACTGGTGTGTTATATAGGCAATTTTAAATCATTTAGCATGATTCAGACATTTTAAATAACCCTTTCctattcttccttcccttccttttcctttcttcctttcttccttcctttctttctttctttcttcctccctttctttcttttatcacaTAAAAGCAAGCAGAAACCTTTCCTGGCAGGGTTAGGGATCCACACAAGATAAGCAGGCTAGGCCAACCAACAGTAAACACAAACACTCCTCTGCCCATCCAGGGGAAACATTTCCCAAAGTCCCTCCAGGgctttaaaacacaaacaaataaacaaaacccctgtGTCCCTCCACCGCAGCTGAACTCTGTGGCAGCCATGCAGTGCAGATGATCTCCAACTCTGAGACATAATtaactttctgtctctccttctccatTACAAGCTGTCTCTTTTCAgttcttctgtttggtttttttcctcttggcttttaagaaagaaaagaaagaaagaga carries:
- the Cald1 gene encoding caldesmon isoform X1, giving the protein MDDFERRRELRRQKREEMRLEAERIAYQRNDDDEEEAARERRRRARQERLRQKQEEESLGQVTDQVEAHVQNSVPDEESKPATANTQVEGDEEAALLERLARREERRQKRLQEALERQKEFDPTITDGSLSVPSRRMQNDSTENETAEGEEKRESRSGRYEVEETEVVIKSYQKNSYQDAEDKKKEEKEEEEEEEESLKGGSLGENQVEEMVEEKTSETQEEAVVTVLENGQVSTEESKVEGDGEQDTEEIARRKKMGEEERERAEAERLRLEVEEQERERIKAEHDRKLAEEQARIEAEQKAAAEERARREAEERARIEEEQRRVAEEQKKAKAEEEKARIEEQRQKKQLEEQRSEKREAKEKGEKGAEKADRKGVNEREAQDDRLQTAVPKTQEKEEERGVKGQAQRQTPQDDKPAFKKEEVKDEKLKKEKEPKEEVKSFLDRKKGFTEVKAQNGEFMTHKLKQTENAFSPSRSGGRASGDKEAEGTPQVEAGKRLEELRRRRGETESEEFEKLKQKQQEAALELEELKKKREERRKVLEEEEQKRKQEEADRKAREEEEKRRLKEEIERRRAEAAEKRQKMPEDGLSEDKKPFKCFTPKGSSLKIEERAEFLNKSVQKSGVKSTHQAAVVSKIDSRLEQYTNAIEGTKASRPMKPAASDLPVPAEGVRSIKSMWEKGSVFSSPSASGTPNKETAGLKVGVSSRINEWLTKSPDGNKSPAPKPSDLRPGDVSGKRNLWEKQSVDKVTSPTKQV
- the Cald1 gene encoding caldesmon isoform X3, producing MLSGTGSQGRRCLATLSQIAYQRNDDDEEEAARERRRRARQERLRQKQEEESLGQVTDQVEAHVQNSVPDEESKPATANTQVEGDEEAALLERLARREERRQKRLQEALERQKEFDPTITDGSLSVPSRRMQNDSTENETAEGEEKRESRSGRYEVEETEVVIKSYQKNSYQDAEDKKKEEKEEEEEEEESLKGGSLGENQVEEMVEEKTSETQEEAVVTVLENGQVSTEESKVEGDGEQDTEEIARRKKMGEEERERAEAERLRLEVEEQERERIKAEHDRKLAEEQARIEAEQKAAAEERARREAEERARIEEEQRRVAEEQKKAKAEEEKARIEEQRQKKQLEEQRSEKREAKEKGEKGAEKADRKGVNEREAQDDRLQTAVPKTQEKEEERGVKGQAQRQTPQDDKPAFKKEEVKDEKLKKEKEPKEEVKSFLDRKKGFTEVKAQNGEFMTHKLKQTENAFSPSRSGGRASGDKEAEGTPQVEAGKRLEELRRRRGETESEEFEKLKQKQQEAALELEELKKKREERRKVLEEEEQKRKQEEADRKAREEEEKRRLKEEIERRRAEAAEKRQKMPEDGLSEDKKPFKCFTPKGSSLKIEERAEFLNKSVQKSGVKSTHQAAVVSKIDSRLEQYTNAIEGTKASRPMKPAASDLPVPAEGVRSIKSMWEKGSVFSSPSASGTPNKETAGLKVGVSSRINEWLTKSPDGNKSPAPKPSDLRPGDVSGKRNLWEKQSVDKVTSPTKQV
- the Cald1 gene encoding caldesmon isoform X2; amino-acid sequence: MDDFERRRELRRQKREEMRLEAERIAYQRNDDDEEEAARERRRRARQERLRQKQEEESLGQVTDQVEAHVQNSVPDEESKPATANTQVEGDEEAALLERLARREERRQKRLQEALERQKEFDPTITDGSLSVPSRRMQNDSTENETAEGEEKRESRSGRYEVEETEVVIKSYQKNSYQDAEDKKKEEKEEEEEEEESLKGGSLGENQVEEMVEEKTSETQEEAVVTVLENGQVSTEESKVEGDGEQDTEEIARRKKMGEEERERAEAERLRLEVEEQERERIKAEHDRKLAEEQARIEAEQKAAAEERARREAEERARIEEEQRRVAEEQKKAKAEEEKARIEEQRQKKQLEEQRSEKREAKEKGEKGAEKADRKGVNEREAQDDRLQTAVPKTQEKEEERGVKGQAQRQTPQDDKPAFKKEEVKDEKLKKEKEPKEEVKSFLDRKKGFTEVKAQNGEFMTHKLKQTENAFSPSRSGGRASGDKEAEGTPQVEAGKRLEELRRRRGETESEEFEKLKQKQQEAALELEELKKKREERRKVLEEEEQKRKQEEADRKAREEEEKRRLKEEIERRRAEAAEKRQKMPEDGLSEDKKPFKCFTPKGSSLKIEERAEFLNKSVQKSGVKSTHQAAVVSKIDSRLEQYTNAIEGTKASRPMKPAASDLPVPAEGVRSIKSMWEKGSVFSSPSASGTPNKETAGLKVGVSSRINEWLTKSPDGNKSPAPKPSDLRPGDVSGKRNLWEKQSVDKVTSPTKV